In the Chloroflexota bacterium genome, one interval contains:
- the lpdA gene encoding dihydrolipoyl dehydrogenase, with the protein MAQYDVVIIGSGPGGEVAALRAVQLGLKVAVVEKEQVGGVCLNIGCIPTKSLLHCADLLEETKEGKKFGVITGEVSFDLKGAMGHKEKVVKTMRTGLEGLFKKKKIDLYRGFGRLAGTNKVAVKGNDGAETIIETKNVILAVGSTPRALPFAPFDEQRIVSSTGALSLPEVPKHLVVIGGGIIGCEFASMYRTFGSQVSIIEMLPRIVATEDEEISAELAKAFTKRGIKLYTGSKTKAVNKRADGASVVFEGPDGKEQTLEADYVLIGTGRAPLTKNIGLEEVGVTIDERGYIPVNATMQTNIANIYAIGDVVPTPWLAHVASAEGVIAVEHIAGHHTNPINYDIIPSCVYCSPEVAHVGLTEAQAKERGYNVKVGKFPFAAVGKATAIGNRDGFVKIVADAEYGEILGFHMIGPRVTELVAEGGLALSHEATVESLLATIHAHPTLYEAMHEAGHALLDGTLHL; encoded by the coding sequence ATGGCTCAATATGATGTTGTGATTATTGGTTCAGGGCCAGGCGGTGAAGTTGCTGCCTTGCGAGCTGTCCAATTGGGCTTAAAAGTCGCTGTCGTCGAAAAAGAACAAGTCGGCGGTGTCTGTTTAAATATTGGCTGTATTCCTACCAAATCGCTGTTGCACTGCGCCGACTTGCTGGAAGAAACCAAAGAAGGCAAGAAGTTTGGCGTAATCACGGGCGAAGTTTCGTTCGACCTCAAAGGCGCAATGGGCCACAAAGAAAAAGTGGTCAAAACCATGCGCACCGGCCTTGAAGGCTTGTTCAAAAAGAAGAAAATCGATCTCTATCGCGGCTTTGGCCGTTTGGCTGGCACCAATAAAGTCGCCGTCAAAGGTAACGATGGCGCTGAAACGATCATCGAAACCAAGAATGTGATTTTGGCAGTTGGCTCGACTCCTCGCGCTTTGCCATTCGCGCCATTCGACGAGCAACGGATCGTTTCGAGCACCGGAGCCTTGAGCTTGCCCGAAGTGCCCAAGCATTTGGTGGTAATTGGCGGCGGGATCATCGGCTGTGAATTTGCTTCGATGTATCGCACTTTCGGCTCGCAAGTGAGTATCATCGAAATGTTGCCACGGATTGTTGCCACTGAGGATGAAGAAATTTCGGCTGAATTGGCCAAAGCCTTCACCAAGCGCGGCATCAAACTCTACACTGGCTCGAAAACCAAGGCCGTCAACAAACGCGCCGATGGTGCTAGTGTGGTTTTTGAGGGTCCAGATGGCAAAGAGCAAACTTTAGAAGCCGATTATGTGTTGATTGGCACGGGTCGCGCTCCTTTGACCAAAAATATTGGCCTCGAAGAAGTCGGCGTAACCATCGACGAACGCGGCTATATTCCGGTCAATGCCACCATGCAAACCAATATTGCCAATATTTATGCAATTGGCGATGTTGTGCCAACGCCATGGCTGGCTCATGTTGCCTCAGCCGAAGGCGTGATTGCGGTTGAACATATCGCAGGCCATCACACCAACCCAATCAACTACGATATTATTCCAAGTTGTGTCTATTGTTCGCCTGAAGTTGCGCACGTTGGCTTGACCGAAGCTCAGGCCAAAGAACGTGGCTACAATGTCAAAGTTGGCAAGTTTCCATTTGCTGCGGTTGGCAAAGCTACAGCCATTGGCAATCGCGATGGTTTTGTAAAAATCGTTGCCGACGCTGAATATGGCGAGATCCTTGGTTTCCATATGATTGGGCCTCGGGTGACCGAGTTGGTTGCCGAAGGCGGCTTGGCTTTGAGCCACGAAGCCACGGTCGAATCGCTGTTAGCAACGATTCACGCTCACCCAACCTTGTACGAAGCTATGCACGAAGCTGGTCATGCCTTGCTTGATGGCACACTCCACCTCTAA
- a CDS encoding glycosyltransferase family 4 protein → MIIEALVAMKILIISKALTAATYHRKLELIAAEPDVELTAIVPPMWFEPGVGEYPLEVQTPRNYRMHVVPLGHNGHHHTFWWQGLGKLIAAEQPDILHADEEAFNLATFQAFWHARKTKAKLCFYNWADVARRYPPPFSFFERYSYRHAAHAIAGNHLAKQLIRDHGYTGPISVIPQFGVDETIFRPAPEPLPAKPFVVGFFGRLMRSKGVLDLLAALERLPSDIHCRLIGKGDLSSEVEQRIAKAPLAGRVTLEPLIPSSAMPEAMRSVHAYVLPSRTTPNWKEQFGRVLIEAMACGVPVIGSDSGEIPHVIDTAGLVFPEGDVAALAEAIHKLYLDEKYRQTIAEAGRQRALSHYTQASIAQQHLAVYRSMR, encoded by the coding sequence GTGATTATTGAAGCCTTGGTTGCCATGAAAATTTTGATTATTTCGAAAGCCCTGACCGCCGCCACCTATCACCGCAAGCTTGAATTGATTGCGGCTGAGCCAGATGTTGAATTGACTGCGATTGTGCCACCGATGTGGTTTGAGCCTGGCGTTGGTGAGTATCCGCTGGAAGTTCAAACGCCGCGCAATTATCGAATGCATGTTGTGCCACTTGGTCACAATGGCCATCATCATACGTTTTGGTGGCAGGGTTTGGGCAAATTAATCGCCGCTGAGCAACCAGATATTCTGCATGCCGATGAAGAAGCCTTTAATTTGGCAACATTTCAGGCGTTTTGGCATGCTCGTAAAACCAAAGCCAAACTCTGTTTTTATAATTGGGCTGATGTAGCGCGACGTTATCCACCGCCATTTAGTTTCTTCGAACGCTACAGTTATCGCCATGCAGCCCATGCAATTGCTGGTAACCATTTGGCCAAGCAACTCATTCGCGATCACGGCTATACTGGCCCGATCAGCGTCATTCCGCAATTTGGGGTTGATGAGACGATTTTTAGGCCTGCGCCTGAGCCATTGCCCGCCAAGCCGTTTGTCGTAGGCTTTTTTGGGCGCTTGATGCGCTCGAAAGGTGTGCTCGATTTGTTGGCAGCCCTTGAACGCTTGCCCAGCGATATTCATTGTCGCCTGATTGGCAAAGGCGATTTGAGCAGCGAAGTTGAACAACGCATCGCCAAAGCGCCGCTGGCTGGGCGGGTTACGCTTGAGCCGTTGATTCCCTCCAGCGCCATGCCCGAAGCGATGCGCAGCGTTCATGCCTATGTGCTGCCCTCGCGCACCACCCCCAATTGGAAAGAGCAATTTGGGCGGGTTTTGATTGAGGCCATGGCCTGCGGCGTGCCCGTGATTGGCTCTGATTCGGGTGAAATTCCCCATGTGATCGATACCGCAGGCTTGGTATTTCCTGAGGGTGATGTTGCAGCGCTGGCCGAGGCAATTCACAAACTGTATCTGGATGAAAAGTATCGCCAAACTATTGCCGAAGCTGGTCGCCAACGAGCCTTGAGCCATTACACCCAAGCCAGCATTGCCCAGCAGCATTTAGCAGTTTATCGCTCGATGCGCTAA